A single Paraburkholderia sp. FT54 DNA region contains:
- the pheT gene encoding phenylalanine--tRNA ligase subunit beta, with the protein MQFPESWLRTFVDPQLTTDELSHALTMAGLEVEDLRPAAPPTSKIVVGQVLEVVKHPDADKLNVCQVDAGTGATLNIVCGAPNVAPGIKVPVALVGAQLPPAEEGGAPFEIKLSKLRGVESQGMLCSARELKLSEDHSGLMVLPEATPIGQDIRETLNLDDTVFEIKLTPNKADCLSVFGVARETSAITGAPLRPLEIKPVEVKLNETLPVKISAPDLCGRFSGRVIRGVNARARSPQWMVERLERSGQRSISALVDISNYVMLELGRPSHVFDLDKIHGGMDVRWGRKGETLKLLNGNTVELDETVGVIADEQHIESLAGIMGGDSTAVTLDTTNIYLEAAFWWPDSIRGRSRKYNFSTDAGHRFERGVDYATTVDHIERITQLILDICGGEAGPVDDQIVNVPKREPVKMRVSRANRIIGIKIEADEIAQIFTRLGLSFERDEDTFSVMPPSYRFDIEIEEDLIEEVARIYGFEKIPARPPVATSEMRATNETQRSIHVIRHALAARDYAETVNFSFVDAEWEQDFAGNDKPVRLLNPIASQLSVMRTTLFGSLIHVLRTNLNRRAADRVRVFEAGRVFLHDPSIKAGELTVEGFAQPKMIGGLAYGSALEEQWGATTRTADYFDVKGDLEAVLAPAVARFVKAEHPALHPGRSARIELNGRAVGWIGELHPRWMQKYDLPHAPILFEIEAEALMQRVLPTPSEVSKFQPVRRDIAVVVDQKIEVQALLDELQKAQSEPACKTVQKVALFDEFRPKSNTSGGLAAHEKSLAFRVTLQDTGGTLQDETVDLAIQTLVERLARVYGARLRG; encoded by the coding sequence CATCGTGTGCGGTGCGCCGAACGTGGCGCCCGGCATCAAGGTGCCGGTCGCGCTGGTCGGCGCGCAACTGCCGCCGGCCGAAGAGGGCGGCGCGCCGTTCGAGATCAAGCTCTCGAAGCTGCGCGGCGTGGAAAGCCAGGGCATGCTGTGCTCGGCACGCGAACTGAAGCTCTCCGAAGATCATAGCGGCCTGATGGTCTTGCCGGAAGCTACGCCGATCGGCCAGGACATCCGCGAAACGCTCAATCTCGACGACACCGTTTTCGAGATCAAGTTGACGCCGAACAAGGCGGACTGCCTGTCGGTGTTCGGGGTGGCGCGCGAGACTTCGGCGATCACCGGCGCGCCGTTGCGTCCGCTGGAAATCAAGCCGGTCGAAGTCAAGCTCAACGAGACGCTGCCCGTCAAAATCTCGGCGCCCGATCTGTGCGGCCGTTTCTCGGGCCGCGTGATTCGCGGCGTGAATGCGCGCGCCAGGTCGCCGCAGTGGATGGTCGAGCGTCTGGAGCGCTCGGGTCAGCGCAGCATCTCCGCGTTGGTCGACATCTCAAACTATGTGATGCTCGAGTTGGGCCGTCCGTCGCACGTGTTCGATCTCGACAAGATCCACGGCGGCATGGATGTGCGCTGGGGCCGCAAGGGCGAGACGCTCAAGCTGTTGAACGGCAACACGGTGGAGCTCGATGAAACCGTTGGTGTGATCGCGGACGAGCAGCACATCGAAAGTCTCGCGGGCATCATGGGCGGCGACAGCACGGCGGTCACGCTCGACACCACCAACATCTATCTCGAAGCCGCTTTCTGGTGGCCCGACAGCATTCGCGGCCGCTCGCGCAAATACAATTTCTCGACCGACGCTGGCCATCGCTTCGAGCGCGGCGTCGACTATGCGACCACGGTCGATCATATCGAACGCATCACGCAACTGATTCTCGACATCTGCGGCGGCGAAGCCGGCCCTGTCGACGATCAGATCGTCAACGTGCCGAAGCGTGAGCCCGTGAAGATGCGTGTCTCGCGTGCGAATCGCATCATCGGCATCAAGATCGAAGCGGACGAAATCGCGCAGATTTTCACGCGCCTCGGCCTGTCGTTCGAGCGTGATGAAGATACGTTCTCCGTGATGCCGCCGTCGTATCGCTTCGATATCGAAATCGAAGAAGACCTGATCGAAGAAGTCGCGCGCATTTACGGCTTCGAGAAAATCCCGGCGCGTCCGCCGGTCGCGACCAGCGAAATGCGCGCGACCAACGAGACGCAGCGTTCGATCCACGTGATCCGTCACGCGCTCGCCGCTCGCGACTACGCGGAAACGGTGAACTTCAGTTTCGTCGACGCCGAGTGGGAGCAGGACTTCGCCGGCAACGACAAGCCGGTACGTCTGCTGAATCCGATTGCAAGCCAGTTGTCGGTGATGCGCACCACGCTGTTCGGCAGCCTGATCCACGTCCTGCGTACGAACCTGAACCGTCGTGCGGCGGATCGCGTGCGCGTATTCGAAGCCGGTCGTGTGTTCCTGCACGATCCGTCGATCAAGGCCGGCGAGTTGACGGTCGAAGGCTTCGCGCAACCGAAGATGATCGGCGGCCTCGCGTACGGTTCCGCGCTCGAAGAGCAGTGGGGCGCGACGACGCGCACGGCCGACTACTTCGACGTGAAGGGCGATCTGGAAGCCGTGCTGGCACCGGCGGTCGCGCGCTTCGTCAAAGCGGAGCATCCAGCGCTGCATCCGGGACGCAGCGCGCGTATCGAACTGAATGGCCGCGCAGTCGGCTGGATTGGCGAATTGCATCCGCGCTGGATGCAAAAATATGATTTACCGCATGCGCCGATTCTGTTTGAAATCGAAGCGGAAGCATTAATGCAGCGCGTATTGCCCACTCCGTCGGAAGTGTCTAAATTCCAGCCGGTGCGTCGTGATATCGCCGTGGTCGTCGATCAGAAAATCGAGGTTCAGGCACTGCTGGACGAGCTTCAGAAGGCCCAGTCCGAACCCGCCTGCAAGACTGTTCAGAAGGTTGCGCTTTTCGACGAATTCCGTCCAAAATCAAACACTTCCGGTGGTCTGGCCGCTCACGAGAAAAGCCTTGCGTTCCGTGTGACCTTGCAAGATACTGGCGGAACCCTTCAGGATGAAACGGTCGATCTGGCCATTCAAACTCTGGTGGAACGTCTGGCTCGAGTATATGGCGCACGGTTGCGCGGATAA
- a CDS encoding integration host factor subunit alpha encodes MNEMNSSDFEALLTAQRSAMIREIPTSPAVVSTETPTLTKAELAELLFDNVGLNKREAKDMVEAFFEVIRDALESGDSVKLSGFGNFQLRDKPQRPGRNPKTGEAIPIAARRVVTFHASQKLKALVENGAEASFTR; translated from the coding sequence ATGAATGAAATGAACTCGAGTGATTTCGAAGCCCTTCTTACGGCGCAACGCAGCGCCATGATTCGCGAAATTCCGACATCACCCGCCGTCGTTTCCACTGAAACGCCGACGCTTACCAAGGCGGAACTTGCTGAGTTGCTGTTCGACAATGTCGGGCTCAACAAGCGGGAAGCGAAAGACATGGTCGAAGCGTTTTTCGAGGTGATCCGCGACGCGCTGGAGAGTGGCGACAGCGTGAAGCTGTCGGGGTTCGGCAACTTCCAGTTGCGCGACAAACCCCAGCGTCCTGGCAGAAACCCGAAGACCGGCGAGGCGATTCCGATCGCCGCGCGCCGCGTTGTGACGTTCCATGCAAGTCAAAAGCTGAAGGCGCTGGTCGAGAACGGCGCTGAAGCGAGCTTCACGCGCTGA
- a CDS encoding MerR family transcriptional regulator, protein MTATIEKVVLPPIPAKRYFTIGEVSELCGVKPHVLRYWEQEFTQLRPVKRRGNRRYYQHHEVLLIRRIRELLYEQGFTINGARNRLDSHGGGAHGAPADMVEEGEGAAMPAATTTAATVDVEQLRKELLHVIDLLGH, encoded by the coding sequence ATGACAGCGACGATCGAAAAAGTCGTCTTGCCTCCGATTCCGGCGAAACGCTACTTCACGATTGGTGAGGTCAGCGAACTATGCGGCGTGAAACCGCATGTCTTGCGCTACTGGGAACAGGAGTTCACGCAGTTGAGGCCGGTCAAGCGGCGCGGCAATCGCCGGTATTACCAGCATCACGAGGTGCTGCTGATCCGGCGGATTCGTGAGTTGTTGTATGAGCAGGGCTTCACGATCAATGGCGCGCGCAACCGGCTCGATTCACATGGCGGCGGAGCGCACGGTGCGCCGGCCGATATGGTCGAGGAAGGCGAGGGCGCAGCGATGCCGGCGGCAACCACAACCGCCGCCACGGTGGACGTCGAGCAATTGCGCAAGGAATTGCTGCACGTTATCGATTTGTTGGGCCATTAG
- a CDS encoding tyrosine-type recombinase/integrase: MNRRRKTHRGLPRRVQAKHGAYYFFAPAPIRNPWTGKMQTWIRLCSMADGEPVMYSKLGELMGDRSLVDGTMPSLCVDWKDRKLDRFSDEVQKEYRRMADVISTAFEEYTVAQVTTKDCADFLRDNFRTKHNTAQKYANVLRKMFKFAISERGFRQDNPCDQLDLSDYQTKRREVLPAHAAIKAIRDAALIGKDGLPTESGPMFQCIVDMSYLVWQRAIDVRMLLETQITDTTIRFKPSKTAGTSGKVLDVEITPQIRAVIDRAKAIKKKYLIISPYLFPTQKGGAYSKTGLHSMWRRAKERASVTDGIQFKDLRALGATDAAKAGKGRAEIQTRLAHTTGKTTEIYIKEAIPETSSLDLKLPW, encoded by the coding sequence ATGAATCGACGTCGCAAAACTCACCGCGGGCTGCCGCGCCGCGTCCAGGCGAAACACGGCGCGTATTACTTCTTCGCGCCGGCGCCGATCCGAAATCCGTGGACCGGGAAGATGCAGACATGGATTCGCCTGTGCTCGATGGCTGACGGCGAGCCTGTGATGTATTCCAAGCTCGGCGAGCTGATGGGCGACCGCAGCCTCGTGGATGGGACGATGCCGAGCCTTTGCGTTGACTGGAAAGACCGCAAGCTCGACAGATTCAGCGACGAAGTGCAGAAGGAGTATCGGCGCATGGCCGACGTGATCTCGACCGCCTTCGAGGAATACACGGTCGCCCAGGTCACGACGAAGGACTGCGCCGACTTCCTGCGCGACAACTTCCGGACGAAGCACAACACCGCGCAGAAGTACGCCAACGTGCTGAGAAAGATGTTCAAGTTCGCCATCAGCGAGCGCGGCTTTCGCCAGGACAATCCGTGCGACCAGCTCGACCTCTCGGACTATCAGACGAAGCGCCGCGAAGTGCTGCCGGCGCACGCAGCCATCAAGGCGATTCGCGATGCAGCGTTGATCGGCAAAGACGGGTTGCCGACCGAGTCGGGCCCGATGTTCCAGTGCATCGTCGATATGTCTTACCTCGTCTGGCAGCGAGCCATCGACGTGCGCATGCTGCTCGAGACGCAGATCACCGACACAACGATACGGTTCAAGCCCTCGAAGACGGCTGGCACCAGCGGCAAGGTGCTCGACGTCGAGATCACTCCGCAGATCCGCGCCGTGATCGATCGCGCGAAGGCGATCAAGAAGAAGTATCTGATCATCAGCCCGTACCTGTTCCCCACGCAGAAGGGCGGAGCTTATTCGAAGACGGGCCTTCATTCGATGTGGCGCCGCGCGAAGGAACGCGCCAGCGTGACCGATGGCATCCAGTTCAAAGACCTGCGTGCGCTCGGCGCAACCGATGCGGCAAAGGCTGGCAAGGGACGCGCGGAGATACAGACACGACTCGCGCACACGACCGGGAAGACGACAGAGATCTACATCAAGGAGGCTATCCCGGAGACGTCATCGCTCGACCTGAAACTGCCGTGGTGA
- a CDS encoding DUF4224 domain-containing protein, which produces MAAVLDHPLELTDDELVRMTGYRRPGKQIETLKSLGIPARRRPDNTVLVMRVHCLYPVGAPERAANDRPKLKSISRKK; this is translated from the coding sequence ATGGCAGCAGTACTAGATCATCCACTTGAATTGACCGACGACGAACTGGTTCGGATGACAGGTTATCGCCGACCGGGCAAACAGATCGAGACGCTAAAGTCGCTCGGCATACCCGCGCGCCGGCGACCGGACAACACCGTCCTCGTCATGCGCGTGCATTGCCTCTATCCGGTGGGCGCACCCGAGCGCGCAGCGAACGACCGGCCAAAACTTAAATCCATCTCGCGCAAGAAATGA
- a CDS encoding helix-turn-helix transcriptional regulator produces the protein MDRTNQQPAAAGAARVIYSGGAMHDVAETIGARLRRLRTDARLSASEVARRIHMSQTYVCEVERNEHLPGLTMAADLAKLFGVSLDYIAGLTDREINPYVKYQ, from the coding sequence ATGGACAGAACGAATCAACAGCCGGCCGCCGCCGGCGCAGCAAGGGTTATTTACAGCGGAGGAGCTATGCACGATGTAGCTGAAACGATCGGCGCGCGCCTCAGGCGATTGCGCACTGACGCGCGCCTGTCCGCTTCAGAGGTGGCCCGGCGGATACACATGAGCCAAACCTATGTCTGCGAAGTGGAGCGAAACGAACACCTTCCTGGGCTGACGATGGCCGCCGATCTGGCGAAGCTGTTCGGCGTCAGCCTCGATTACATCGCCGGTCTGACGGATCGCGAAATCAACCCTTACGTGAAGTACCAATGA
- a CDS encoding reverse transcriptase domain-containing protein: protein MPSADWNAHAGFTFTELAEAYFDCRRTKRNSASALTFEANLERNLRRLFDELADGSYAPGRSICFVITRPKPREVWAADFRDRIVHHLLYNRIGPRFEKSFIADSCACIPARGTLYAAQRLEAKIRSVTQNWSRPAYYLKCDLANFFVSIDKDILRGLLLAKISEPFWASLTELVLMHDPRADFEFRGDRRLLARVPLHKRLVEQTANRGLPIGNLSSQFFANVYLDVLDQHAKHQLGARHYIRYVDDFLFLHESADWLNTTLADVDAFLPERLGVRLNPTKTILQPVARGVDFVGHVIKPWARTTRRRTVSEALRQVASVNEQDFLQVTNSYFGLLGQAPASHHDRARLANVVRHRGRAVNKAFTKSYRGNCA from the coding sequence GTGCCGTCCGCAGATTGGAACGCACATGCTGGCTTCACTTTCACAGAACTTGCCGAGGCCTATTTCGACTGTCGGCGTACGAAGCGCAACAGCGCCAGTGCGCTGACCTTCGAAGCGAACCTCGAACGCAACCTGCGCCGTCTCTTCGACGAGTTGGCCGACGGCAGCTATGCGCCCGGCCGCTCGATCTGCTTCGTGATCACGCGACCGAAGCCGCGCGAAGTATGGGCGGCAGACTTCCGCGATCGCATCGTGCATCACCTGCTTTACAACCGGATCGGCCCGCGCTTCGAGAAGTCGTTTATTGCGGACTCGTGCGCGTGTATCCCGGCTCGCGGCACGTTGTACGCAGCCCAGCGCCTCGAGGCGAAGATCCGGAGCGTCACGCAGAACTGGTCGCGACCCGCGTATTACCTGAAGTGCGACCTCGCGAACTTCTTTGTCTCGATCGACAAGGACATTCTGCGCGGCCTGCTACTCGCCAAAATCTCCGAGCCATTCTGGGCATCGCTGACCGAGCTCGTGTTGATGCACGATCCACGCGCCGACTTCGAATTCCGAGGCGATCGCAGGTTGCTCGCCCGCGTGCCGCTGCACAAGCGCCTGGTGGAGCAGACGGCGAATCGCGGACTGCCTATCGGAAACTTGTCGTCGCAGTTTTTCGCGAACGTCTATCTCGACGTGCTGGATCAGCACGCGAAGCATCAGCTTGGCGCGCGGCACTACATCCGGTACGTGGACGACTTTCTATTCCTGCACGAGTCGGCGGACTGGCTCAACACGACGCTGGCCGACGTCGACGCGTTCCTGCCGGAGCGTCTCGGCGTTCGGCTGAACCCCACGAAAACGATCCTGCAGCCGGTCGCGCGTGGCGTTGACTTCGTCGGGCACGTCATCAAGCCGTGGGCGCGCACGACGCGTCGACGCACGGTCAGCGAGGCGCTTCGGCAAGTCGCCAGCGTCAACGAACAGGACTTCCTGCAGGTCACGAACAGTTATTTTGGCCTGCTCGGGCAGGCGCCAGCGAGCCATCACGACCGCGCGCGGCTCGCCAATGTGGTCCGGCATCGTGGCCGCGCCGTCAACAAAGCATTCACGAAATCCTATCGGGGAAACTGCGCATGA
- a CDS encoding four helix bundle protein, translating to MAIHTQLPIYKVAYDLLDVVTDLVKNMQRDFKRSIGEKINVECIEITVLVFRANVAQDKSPHLTELVERLEVINLLVRLAMDKRLISRHGYAKAIELTTIIGKQANGWRRAATRPLHGGQGRHD from the coding sequence ATGGCCATCCATACACAGCTTCCCATTTACAAGGTCGCGTACGACTTGCTCGACGTGGTCACGGATCTGGTCAAGAACATGCAGCGCGATTTCAAACGATCCATCGGCGAGAAGATCAACGTCGAGTGCATTGAGATCACGGTTCTGGTATTCCGTGCCAACGTCGCGCAGGACAAGTCGCCGCACCTTACGGAGTTGGTCGAGCGACTGGAAGTGATCAACCTGCTGGTCCGCCTTGCGATGGACAAGCGGCTCATTTCCCGTCATGGCTACGCCAAAGCCATCGAACTCACGACGATCATCGGAAAGCAGGCAAATGGATGGCGTCGCGCCGCAACTCGCCCGCTTCACGGAGGTCAAGGCCGCCATGACTGA
- a CDS encoding DUF1566 domain-containing protein produces the protein MTITLEAIKAEHTKVAEMIAAFEKQAAIEYHIKAATITLAAGERYAGLVLGENGEADYHLVLLPGEAEDVTWEAAGKWAADLGGVLPTRREQSLLFANLKGEFQSAWYWSGQQHEKESGWAWSQHFNCGTQTSDRKTNELRARAVRRLVIL, from the coding sequence ATGACGATCACGCTTGAGGCCATCAAGGCCGAACACACGAAGGTCGCCGAGATGATCGCGGCTTTCGAGAAGCAGGCAGCCATCGAGTACCACATCAAGGCAGCAACGATCACGCTCGCGGCTGGCGAACGCTATGCAGGGTTGGTGCTTGGCGAGAACGGCGAGGCCGACTATCACCTCGTATTACTGCCGGGTGAAGCCGAGGACGTTACGTGGGAAGCCGCTGGTAAGTGGGCGGCAGATCTCGGTGGTGTATTACCGACCCGCCGCGAGCAGTCGCTGCTGTTCGCGAACCTGAAGGGAGAGTTCCAGTCGGCCTGGTACTGGTCGGGGCAGCAACACGAGAAAGAGAGCGGTTGGGCCTGGTCTCAGCACTTCAACTGCGGTACCCAGACCAGCGACCGCAAGACCAACGAGCTCCGCGCTCGTGCCGTCCGCAGATTAGTCATTTTGTAA
- a CDS encoding DUF1566 domain-containing protein — translation MQQLQIPPLAEGEVYVGAIGDKNGDFHHVILLPSDNDGATFEAQLEWAKNIGGDLPNRIEQAMLFANFRDQFQKDAYWSNTPDTDPGYSGWAWFQHFLNGNQFISPKYHELRARAVRRLPI, via the coding sequence ATGCAACAGCTTCAGATTCCCCCGCTGGCCGAAGGCGAAGTGTATGTCGGCGCGATCGGCGACAAGAACGGTGATTTCCACCACGTGATCCTGCTGCCGAGCGATAACGACGGCGCCACCTTCGAAGCGCAACTCGAATGGGCCAAGAACATCGGCGGCGATTTGCCGAACCGCATTGAGCAAGCCATGTTGTTCGCCAACTTTCGCGACCAGTTCCAGAAGGATGCCTACTGGTCGAACACGCCGGATACCGATCCCGGCTATAGCGGTTGGGCCTGGTTTCAGCACTTCCTCAACGGTAACCAGTTCATCAGCCCCAAGTACCACGAGCTCCGCGCTCGTGCCGTCCGCAGATTGCCCATTTAA
- a CDS encoding DUF2303 family protein, whose product MFNEFHGEKDASAILTAGIALAGPHKSPLNDGVPFVVVPEGCRVEHVFEREESPSRAVGIVKLRDANSFVAYFNRQKRSESLIYASLDPAKILGVIDDHRAYSTEFTNEDGANWRAYRVEFAVPASREWKTWTGKDRQPMTQLELAELIEDNLPDIVSPDGSTMLSVALNFEASKEGNFVSATRLQDGSTNFVWKEDVNATGNKIAMPSNITLEIPVFENGAKYAIDARIKYRVQNGTLKIWYELVRPHKVLEAAFRAIWAQIEEQTATKILLGSPE is encoded by the coding sequence ATGTTCAACGAATTCCACGGCGAAAAAGACGCGTCAGCCATCCTCACAGCCGGCATTGCACTCGCTGGCCCGCACAAGAGCCCGCTCAACGATGGCGTCCCGTTCGTCGTCGTGCCAGAAGGCTGCAGGGTCGAGCATGTGTTCGAACGCGAGGAAAGCCCTTCGCGCGCGGTCGGCATCGTCAAACTGCGCGACGCAAACAGCTTCGTCGCGTACTTCAATCGCCAGAAGCGTTCGGAAAGCCTGATTTACGCTTCGCTCGATCCGGCCAAGATCCTCGGCGTTATCGACGATCACCGCGCTTACAGCACCGAATTCACGAATGAAGACGGTGCGAACTGGCGCGCATACCGCGTTGAGTTTGCAGTGCCCGCGTCGCGCGAATGGAAGACGTGGACTGGGAAGGATCGCCAGCCGATGACCCAGCTCGAACTTGCCGAGTTGATCGAGGACAACTTGCCGGACATCGTCAGTCCGGACGGCTCGACCATGCTGAGCGTTGCGCTCAACTTCGAAGCCAGCAAGGAAGGTAATTTCGTCTCGGCAACGCGCCTGCAGGACGGCAGCACCAACTTCGTGTGGAAGGAAGACGTCAACGCGACCGGCAACAAGATCGCGATGCCGTCGAATATCACGTTGGAGATCCCGGTATTCGAAAACGGCGCGAAGTACGCTATCGACGCCCGCATCAAATACCGCGTGCAAAACGGCACCCTGAAGATTTGGTACGAGCTGGTGCGCCCGCACAAAGTGCTCGAAGCCGCATTCCGCGCGATCTGGGCACAGATCGAAGAGCAAACCGCAACGAAGATTCTGCTCGGCTCCCCCGAGTAA
- a CDS encoding helix-turn-helix domain-containing protein: MRNWIRSARKKADLTQEQLGEKLGVTKGNVSAWENGRHEPSYAQIQEISVVTKCPMPDSQPSIGSTTALDVKDVAERVQEMLTETGMDAGAFAEKAAVPLERVESWLKGTAISVEDAVSIQTAFGYNSAWVLARVGQKKVAIQYNDEFRPKGLGKRKRLAVVGMAQLGDNGYWADIEYPVGHGDGYIDWPTSDPDAYAIECSGDSMRPRIKHGEFVIIEPNHPIQPGEEVMVKSKDGRVMVKELAYKAGGRYTLLSVNEAHGKITLGEDEIDKMHYVAGIAKVSMWRPD, encoded by the coding sequence ATGAGAAACTGGATCCGGTCTGCCCGGAAGAAAGCCGATCTAACACAAGAACAACTCGGCGAAAAGCTCGGAGTGACCAAAGGAAACGTGTCTGCTTGGGAAAACGGCAGGCACGAGCCGAGCTATGCTCAGATCCAAGAGATTTCGGTCGTCACGAAGTGCCCAATGCCGGATTCTCAGCCAAGCATCGGCAGCACCACCGCGCTCGACGTCAAAGACGTCGCAGAGCGAGTGCAGGAGATGCTCACGGAAACTGGCATGGATGCCGGCGCCTTTGCTGAAAAGGCCGCGGTGCCGCTTGAGAGAGTGGAGTCGTGGCTGAAAGGCACCGCGATCAGCGTCGAGGACGCGGTCTCAATTCAAACTGCTTTCGGCTACAACAGCGCCTGGGTGCTGGCCCGCGTGGGTCAAAAGAAGGTCGCTATCCAGTACAACGACGAGTTCCGCCCCAAAGGCCTCGGGAAACGGAAACGACTAGCGGTGGTAGGTATGGCGCAACTTGGCGACAACGGATACTGGGCCGACATTGAATACCCTGTAGGCCATGGCGACGGCTATATTGACTGGCCGACATCTGATCCAGACGCGTACGCAATCGAGTGTTCCGGCGACTCGATGCGACCTCGCATCAAGCATGGTGAATTCGTGATTATCGAGCCGAATCATCCTATCCAGCCCGGCGAAGAGGTGATGGTCAAGTCCAAAGACGGCCGCGTAATGGTGAAAGAGCTGGCCTATAAGGCTGGCGGCCGCTACACCCTACTCTCGGTCAATGAGGCGCACGGCAAGATCACGCTTGGTGAGGATGAGATCGACAAGATGCACTACGTAGCGGGCATCGCCAAAGTCTCAATGTGGCGCCCCGATTGA
- a CDS encoding Cro/CI family transcriptional regulator, translating into MTKHPVAIAAATVGGFKALADILGVTKGAVHQWMSPDRQVPIEHCTPIEQATAGGVTRQMLRPDDWESIWPELATKDSGCATDRAAASDDAQPPAGNVKRGDKMARMIV; encoded by the coding sequence ATGACCAAACACCCCGTCGCGATTGCCGCGGCTACTGTCGGTGGCTTCAAAGCACTGGCCGACATCCTTGGCGTCACGAAGGGCGCGGTTCATCAATGGATGTCTCCCGATCGGCAGGTGCCCATCGAGCACTGTACGCCGATCGAGCAGGCGACCGCCGGCGGCGTGACTCGCCAGATGCTTCGCCCGGATGACTGGGAGTCTATCTGGCCGGAGCTTGCGACCAAGGACAGCGGCTGCGCCACCGACCGCGCGGCTGCAAGCGACGATGCTCAGCCGCCTGCGGGGAATGTGAAACGCGGCGACAAGATGGCTCGGATGATTGTTTAG
- a CDS encoding XRE family transcriptional regulator — translation MPEEEIAGCASFRDAVWLAWENRAVRGMTKRTLAELCGLYAPHVTNFVNPQAFDQKGKKRADLPADKVDEFERVVGNRAVSQWLADRAELTILERMIANKR, via the coding sequence TTGCCGGAAGAAGAGATCGCTGGCTGCGCGTCTTTTCGCGATGCCGTTTGGCTTGCCTGGGAAAACCGGGCAGTGCGCGGCATGACGAAAAGAACGCTGGCGGAGTTGTGCGGGCTGTATGCGCCGCACGTGACCAACTTCGTGAATCCACAAGCGTTCGACCAGAAGGGCAAGAAGCGGGCGGACTTGCCGGCCGACAAGGTCGACGAGTTCGAGCGTGTGGTGGGTAATCGCGCGGTGAGTCAATGGCTGGCGGACCGGGCTGAGTTGACCATTTTGGAAAGGATGATCGCCAACAAGAGGTGA
- a CDS encoding winged helix-turn-helix domain-containing protein has translation MSHHLVNIAMGISLPGTPKWILCVLSHLATMSTGKVETTTLDLAQACGFSQSCVRDQLKRLERAGLIEAERLAKGVLIIKVRTF, from the coding sequence GTGAGCCACCACCTCGTCAACATCGCGATGGGTATCAGCCTACCGGGAACGCCGAAGTGGATTCTCTGCGTCCTTTCGCACCTCGCGACGATGTCGACGGGGAAGGTCGAGACCACGACGCTGGATCTCGCGCAGGCCTGTGGCTTCTCGCAGTCGTGCGTGCGCGACCAGCTCAAGCGCCTCGAGCGCGCTGGCCTGATCGAGGCTGAGCGGCTGGCTAAGGGCGTACTCATCATCAAGGTCAGGACGTTCTGA